The stretch of DNA tgggaaaacgtcttgtggacagatgaggccaagatagagctttttggtaaagcacatcattctactgtttactgaaaacagaatgaggcctacaaagaaataaacacagtacctacagtgatatatggtggaggttcaatgatgttttggggttgttttgctccctctggcactgggtgccttgaatgtgtacaagacatcatgaaatctgaggattaccaatggattttgggtcgcactgtacagcccagtgtcagaaagctgggtttgcgtccgagatcttgggtcttccagcaggacaatgaccccaaacataagtcaaaaagcccccagaaatggatggcaacaaagtactggagagttctgaagtggcagcaatgattccagatctaaatcccattgaacacctgtggagagatcttaaaattactgttgggaaaaggcgcctttccAATAAAAGAGACCTCAAATGAAGAGAGGTCCAACATTCTGACTGATAGGTGTAAGCAGctaattgatggttataggaagtgactgatttcagttattttttccaaaaggtgtgcaaccaaatattaagttaagggtggcaataattttgtccagaccatttttggagtttcgtgacattatgttcaatttgctttttttttttcctccctttttttgttttgttccaatacacacaaaggcaataaacatgtgtatagcaaaacatgtgttactgcaatccttttctgtgagaaacacttcatgttcttgaaaaatttgaggggtgccaacatttatggccatgactgcaaGTTCAGACAGTTTAGGCTTAATTTTTGTGGGCCACTAAGACCCCTACAATTGGCACACACTTCGTGCATTGTCTACAGAAGCACTAGATACCTGAGAACACCATGGGGGCCCTGTtcttgagattgcagggggtctcagcggtcggacctcctcccattataattttttttttttactatacttAATTAACCAAGGAATGAAAATAAGTATGTTATTTGTTGCATTCGCCATCGCAAATGATATGAGTGGATGAGTCAAAAAAACAAATTCACTTTGCACCAGATAGGAACACATTACCTGCCACAATAGATAAATTTTTTGAAGTGTAATTGCAAagtgttttgtttgtttatttatcttTTGGGCAATACAGTAATACAATGAACAGTCTGCTATGTGTTTATTATAGTCATCAGTTATTTTATGTATCTTATTTGCAATGTTTTTAAGTTACTTGCAAGACTTGAGGGACGTGCTTCATTGAAAGACCTGGAGCCTTTGCTTTTTGCCAGTGGAGATTGTCCTTTACAAGGTAAATTATTCAGAATTTAAATTTACAAATTTTATATTGTGGTCTATGTGTCtagaaagagattttttttttccttttttgtagcCCAGATGTTGTTGACAGATTGTATGCCTGCAATTTTGTGCATTTTATATGGTCCACTTCATGCCAACGTATTATCTAAAACCACTTAACAACTCTAAATATAATTTAGACTCTTCTCATTATCAAAGTACCTGATCAGtgaccttaaagtgtacctatcattttAACAAACTTTTGGCATGCCATAGTGACAAGAAGTCAGAAATTTATATTCCCTCCAATCGATAAAACTAAGGGGCAAAAGCGCTTGGCTCAGCACTTTGCATCTTATTTTCTGTTCAGTTAGCAATAGTGCTTCCTCatgttacaatatgaattggttccaggacgaccactgTATGTTATAACcactgtatgttgagaccataactctatggaaacctggtaatttttTTCTAGAGCCCCCAAAAtggcatccaaaaataggaaaatgtgaggattaaacaaaaataagtagatagctaatagagataaagcaaatccttacatataaaagaaagatctgctgggagctgtaatcactgtctatgtggaGGCCAAGAACTTCTTCACGGTCctgcacagtgtcccaaaaagtaAAATAGTgatcaaaggagcagctaaccctggtactagtaaagagtagtacagaacaagtAGTACCTCCCGGTACTGttgggaggcgctaccagacacccagtcagtgcatgcacttaagTAATACAGTTGTTTTACCGCTGAAATTCCCCTTCCAGTCAGTGACACTTTTAACAGACCTGGACTGacagtagcattgtatgttgagtctggtttcaagttacaatggtccagaaaagaccattgtatgttgaaaatattgtaacctgaggccctTGTAAGTGGAGAGGCCATTGTATGGATTTACTAAATGTCTGTGAAATTTTCTGCACTTGCTTTGCCTTCTGAGATGAGGCAAACAGAAATGAAGGGGCAAAGAGCTCAGCCTAGCACTTCAGATCCTTTGTTTTATCAATCGGTGGGGGTCTCGGCACCTGGAAACCCACCGATCAGATTTATGACTTTTTACAATGACATGTCAGAAGTCTGTCTAAATGATAGATACACCTTTAACTTTGGTTGTAACATTTCAGCTTAGATTCAGAAACACAAAAAGATGAGTTGCAGACTGATTCTGTTGAAGGAGTTTTGAACTTGTATTATGTTGTTGTAAGACATACAAACTACGAAGACAAAATGTCTTATTCTTTGGTATAACCAGGGGGCaagtccaggaaaaaaaaaagtgtgggaattcttccacattagggttggtcctgcaggactcctgctaatgggaacggtgctCCTActgtagaaaaagtgcaggaactcagttcccacgtgttCCTGCAGGATTTGAGCCCTGGGTATAACTAATtgtatatatgttttatgtaATAACATTACACACGAAAACCCTGCTATTATGTATATAGCATTTAAGACCATGAATAATAAGTTAGGATTCATGTTCTTGGCTGAATTTTAATCATGTTCAGTATTGGTCACCTAGAAAACCATACGGCTATGTCAGCCCACCAAGTCCTGTTCATGATACCTTTCATGCATGGAAGAACTTGCCAAAAATCGCAGGAATCAGCTATACTGTAAGcaatgaaaaatgtattcaacACACTGGGTCTTAACCAAAGCGTGAACTTCCACTTTATTTTATCACTGTTAACTGTGCAAACACACTGCATCTGCCATAACAAGAAAATATCACAATTTATACAAAAACGTATGGTTATTAACGTGTTTACTGCAGTATATGATTGTCAAGAACCAAAAAacgtattgggggagatttatcaaaacctgttcagtggaaaagtttctgagttgcccatagcaaccaatcagatcgctgctttcatttttgagaggccttttcaaaaatgaaagaagcgatctgattggttgctatgggcaactcagcaactttttctctggacaggttttcgataaatctcccccattaagtgTAAATTGTTGCCATCTACAAACACTCCTTGCAAGGTATAGTACTAAGCTAAATGCCACTTATAatacttaggctgctttcacactataaaattcatccgttttaaagatccgtttgatgttccgttatgaaaaccctgaaaatcggccattaaacgtccgttagaaaatcccatatgtccgttagaaaatcccattatagtctatgggatttttacattatccgttttaatccattataatccattattaataacggacgttattttgtgacgggagaatgaacggaagaaatagtgcatgtactatttctcccgttactatcttccgtcacaaaataacgtccattattaataactgattataatggattaaaacggataatgtaaaaatcccatagactataataggattttctaacggacgtttaatggacgattttcagggttttcataacggaacatcaaacggatctttaaaacggatgaattttatagtgtgaaagcagccttagcatTTAGTACTATGCTATTACTGTACTATGCCAGTTTAGACCATTTAATTCCAGACCATTTAAATAAAGTTACTATATTATCTCCAGGTCTGTGGATAGCAAAAAATGTACGGCTCTTTTGTCAATGTATGTGACTCATGTTTGTGCTGGCTATCTGAGGTTTAGTTAGGCAGGGTGATAATGATGGTTGTTTGAGAAGAATAGATGTGAATTAACTTttcctgtgattttttttttttttttttgggtgggggggtcATCACATCCAGGCGATATTATTGAATTCCATGGTCCTGAAGGTTCTGGTAAAACAGAAATGTTTTGCCACCTAATTTCCCGGTGCATCTTGCCAGCGTCCGATGGTGGCTTACAAGTGGAGGTGGTCTATATAGACACAGACTATCACTTTGACATGCTCCGTCTGGTCACTATACTTGAACACAGACTATCAAAAAGTGACGAAGAGACTGTGAAGCAATGTCTGGGCAGGTTCTTCTTGGTCTACTGCAATAGTAGTGTCCAGCTGCTTCTCACACTTTACTCCCTAGAGAACATGTTCTGCAGTCGCCCTTCCCTGTGTCTATTAATCGTAGATAGTCTGTCGTCTTTTTACTGGATCGACCGGAATAACGGAGGAGAAACCATTTCTAGACAGGAGTTCAATATAAGGAAATGCATAGAGCTTCTGGATAAATTAACTAAGGAATACAAACTGGTTCTTTTTGCTTCCACACAAACTATAATGCAGAAGATGTACAATGGAAACAGTGAAGCGTTGAATTCGGAAAAACAGACATCTCCTGCTTTAGACTTCAAACCATATCTCTGCAAACTGTGGCAGCATGTCACTACAAACAGAGTATTTTTCTCAAAAGAACAAAAACGAGAGAGTAATAGCTCAACGTTTTCTGTCACATCCTGCCACCTGAAGAGCAAAAATGTCATCAGGCGCTCATTTGTGATTGGTGAAGCTGGAGCAAAGTTTATATCTTAATCCTCCGAATCTTCTCTGTTTAATGAAATATTTCGGTGCAGCTCCAAAGAGACAAATATTCACAGCATCTGTGAGTTTTTAGGTTTTTTATTTCATCTACAATGTAGCCAAACAAGTATTGATGATAATCAAACTTTTTTAACTGAtgtaataaagttatttttttctttttttttgtattctttttCTTATTCTTGCATTTTTGTCATAGAAAAGTTCTAAGTGGTGTTTAGAACATATTAGAGTTTGTAAAGTGAAATGCAGTACAGTGACccttcgacctacgatggccccgacatacgataatttcaacatgcgatggcctcacagaggccatcgcatgttgaaggcagcatcaacatatgatgcttttgtatgtcggggccatcgcatatacggcagcgctgactgcttcagctgccgccggatagccgtttacggtgccccgtgagctctggtgatgtctcttacctgtcctctgggctccagcgcgtcctcttcgggatcccctgcatcggtggcgctctccatcgacgtcatcacgtcgctgcgcacgccgtcccgtcatccaataggagcagcgtgcgtagcgacgtgatggcggcgtcgGAGAGCGCGGATGTCGGGGAAGGAGAGgacttaccggagcgtcggggacgcggcaacagcgatggacggcgacatcccgggcagtggtgacggtccggagcggcagggacaggtaagtacaacttcgtctaacagtggtcttcaacctgcggacctccagattttgcaaaactacaacacccagcatgcccggacagccaacggctgtccgggcatgctgggtgttgtagttttgcaacatctggaggcccgcaggttgtagaccactgtcctatactttatattgcacggatctttaaacatacgatggtttcaacaaacgatggtccgtttggtacggattaccatcgtatgttgaggggccactgtactaAGCTTAGAGCTACTCTATGACACAGGGTTGCAATACTTCAAAATGGATGTGTGGATATTGGTCATAACTCCCTGTAAGTTACTTTGTAAAAGATTCTTCTGCCAGAAAGTCTTGGGTATACGTTTAGCACTTTTGCGTTGCTAGTGAACATGTGTGCACAGACTAATTAGGCAATTCTCTACTGTAGAGGGTGGACACAGGTTGGTTAACTGTGGTCTAGATACTTGAGAAGACTGTACTCACGGTTATGTTCGGCATAGTTCCCTATCGCATGGCATATGCTAAAGGCAATTGTGAAGTGATAACCATGCAGCATTAACACCGGCTGCAAGCCCACAAAGACTTGAGTGTTTGCAGTAGAGTCCTTTCTCAGCTATTCTGTCTTCTGACTAGACAATTCTCATTCTCAGAGTAGGAACAGGATTTTAGTCAAAAATGCCCTCTAAGTGGGGACTGGAGACAGTCTTGGGTACAAACCTGCTGAAAGCTATTTGGTGCCATGATCACTGTTACTGAGCCAGGTCTAACTCATGTTATAATCAATGGAGGGGAGAGAGTTGGACCTGGGAGACTCCTTCCTTAGACCTTCTAGCAGTTTCTGCATAGAAACTAACCTGAGGGTAGTCGTGACCAATGTTCCATGTGTCCTTACATATAATCCACCAGTGGCGGCAGTAAATAGTAAAAATGTTTACCCTTGCACTTTCATTGTATACAAATAGGTAGAAATTTTAACAAAGAAAATAGCAGATTGTACAAGTTTAATTCCCGATACTAAGATATAAGCTTAGATACTTAAAAAGAGAAGTCCTCGGCCACACGACAGATATACACCTCAGCAGCTCTGAGGTGGTACTGGAACACAGCACAAGGTTAACCAGGGTGACGTCAGGCTGGCTGAAGTATATGCAATGGTGGAAAATGAGGGCATTATGAAATTTTCTCTGGGCGAAGTTCAAATTAGATATCTTTTCCAGGAAAGACTACGTGTGCAGTATAGCAATCTGAAATATAAGTTATAAATCTATGCAAATAAGGCAGAAATAtttgttatttattaaaatgtgtcACGTGATGGATTCCCTTTTCTAGTACCCTCGCCACTGTCCTTAACAAACAAGGTCCCTATTCTCATACAAGCACCAGGACCTTTTTGATAGCTTGAAAAACATTATACAGTGGCTGAAAACAGCATATCCATAGACCGTTTGACCTGCCTGATGGTATGTCTTCTTCAACCAGCATACGTACAGAGCAGATATAAATACATGAAGTAGCTATTCAGCATCTAAAAAAGGATCTACTCTGTGTCCTGCCATAAAGGCTAATCCAGAACAAATCGTGACCACCCAATGTATGGCAGAAGATGAGAGATTTACAGAAGACAAAATGTTCCTTGTTCTAATATTGCATTAATCATTGAAAAATAGACTCGCCAAAGCCAAGTCCTAGCATCAACCAAGGCAATGAAAAGAAGTCCGgcatccattcagccactacatcatTTCATTAATTTCGATGGAATTATTATCCCCTAGTTGGAATACCACAGTTTTTAATGCCACTTAATTTTAGGAAAATATGTTAAACCTGTTTAATCCAGCTTCAAATCATTTCCCCGTCACCAAATGCCTTTTAGCTATGTCAAGTTTCACTAATAATTACTGTTGACTTTAATGACTCCCGGGTTTCGTCTTAAGGCACCAAAaaagtattttcttttctttttatatagtgtTAATATTAATGTGTAGTTGTTATTGGTCTCTCTACATCCTTGTGCCCTCCGTTTAGGGCTTGGAATAGTTAATGACTTGAAGAAGGAAATGACAATAGTTTAATAACGCTTTATATAAGTTGGCACACCATTAGACAAACAAAGTGTCATTTTCCCCAGAGCCGTTATTGGCATAATTCTACTGGAGTCAGTGTTTTACAGCAACTGTTTTCAGTCCCATTTTCGGGCCAAGTCATTTTGAAGCGGAAAGTGTGACACAATTTCCCTAAGAACTTTTGCATGTGTACATTAGAACTATATTAATGATGTAGCTGCTTCCCTCATTAAAACTATTCTTATATAAAAAAGACTCATAGTATAAACAGGAGCAATATTCTGCAAATCTTTCCAGGCTTGTGCTAGTTAAGTTCTAAGAGACTTTaagctgtctttttttttttactatttgcaAATTACAAATCTCTGTCTcttcatttattattattcttttattaTATGTTAAATAATATTTAAGCATATTGCTAGAACGAAGCTCAAAAATCACCCCGCTGGTTAAGACGACTCCCTATACAGGAACTTAGGGACCCTTGTTGGTAATGTTTGTGGTCCTAAAGGTGAGGTCTCTCTTTAGCCGTCAAGAGTTTTATGACTACTTTTTAAATTGCTCTCACAAACCTCATCTTGTATTTAGAAAGGGTCCATGGGGAAAGGTTGAATGAATAACACTCCAGCTCCTGGGATTCCAAAACTAACATTTATATTGAGGAAAATACTAATGTAATCTTGGCTTGGTCTGGGTATTCATATATACAGCTAGATCGGCAAACTGAATCTATACCCTGGCTACATTTCTCCCCATAAACTAATAATAGACTCTTCCCTTTTTTTAGGggattttttgtttgcttttattGAAAAGTTAAGAATTAGTACAAGTGGTATACCAACAGAATGGAGAACAGTACTAATGTAAAGAGTACAAGAAAAAAATATGTAGATTCAGCTCACCACTGTTGACTGTTCCATGACGGAAGACCATGACTTTATTTGGAGAGCAGGGTAGGCAAATAGCAGGCCGTATCCTGGGCAGAAACTGgaagaaggggtcaaaagagcaagggcctccagctgctccaaaaccAAAATGAAtaattaaaacttcacttttattccaTCGAGATTAAAAACAATAGGATATCCAGAATGGTAATAAAACATGAAAGACTGATGCATTTCGAGCCAAAtgtggttcttagtcatggcaatatGTGCATGGGCATGTGCCCCTTAAGTAGTGACAACTTCAAATGAGCCCGTCAGGAGCCGGCACGGGCCGGAACCAAAATCATCATGACGTATGCAAGTTCAGTTTCGGTCATACAAAGCCACAAATTGCGGAACAGATCCACACGGTAAGTCAGACAAAGAACACAAGCTCACAcgtcaccacacacacatataaactgCAGTCTAGATTGTAAGTGTAAGTAATGAGTATAACGGAACGTGTGAATGAGTGTCCATAACATATGTAATTCATTCTCTGTTTACTTACATAAGTGAATGATATAGATGAAATGTTCAGGCAATCATGTAGTTTAAATGTATGTAGGCAAAACACCATATCTAGTAATTAAAAATGTTCAATGAAAATAAAAGTGAATGAAATAACCTACACTAGAGAGGTGTCTGATACTATAGACAAAAAAAGCAATAATGATATAAATTCAATTCTGGAACAGACAAAAtgaaaaatagaaacagaaatGGCATATGTACCCTGaaaaaagtggtacaaaaatagcaTATGAAATAAACTCacaagataatggccctcatttacttagaaaatcgggttgtaagtctatcttgctttcttacccgactgcttttttcccctggtatttattattatgtcgcatcctgtttgtcgcacgtgggctttgttggttttggtttccaactcctctgagttgtcgggaaaaaatatgtgggaaagctcagaaatgtcgggttacgctcctttttcgggtttgggagaatccacatcgggtccgtcgggaaaaaatgttgcatcgtgtcgcaaactggcgcacgatgtctgcgacatgtcgcagacaaagatgcgccaaaaaaacctgacaaaacaagtttcgtttagaatagtaaatgagggccaatgtgtgtattaaATACCCATGCAACAGAAAGATGCAATGGAAATTCCCATGTATGTATGCCCATTGCACAGAAATACAAGTGTATAAAAATGTACCTATCAGCAAGCTATGTTTTTATGTACACCGCTATGTATATTATAGTAAAGCTACTGAGATATAGAGAATAATAGCAATTAGAGTCAAAATCCAGAAAGTCTCTCTGGACTTCAACTTCCGAGTCCAGCCCCCTCCTCTGCGACATGGAAAAACCTTTTCAATTCCCATAACTTTAAAACCAGTGGTGTCGCCATAATGGTGATCCCTAAGGTGTTTGGTTAGAACAGATACAGATCGATTACTGACTAATGATTGCTGGTACAACGAAAATGTTCTGTAATACTGATTTTAAGTTTTTTCGTTGTACACCCCACGTACTGAATTTGACATTTAGTGCAGGTAACCATGTATACTACATGGGTAGTATTACAATCTATGAGTGACTTGATAGGGTATTTCCTTTTTGTTACTGTGGATGTGAATTCAGCTGTATTTGTCATTTACCTTTAGTTGTCAACCAGTTAGCATTAAAGTCCACCAATGTAAACTCACTGGGGGATAATAGGTTGCTCAAagattgtttgtttcttttttggcTACAAATCTTGGGCCTTTCTACAGTAGATCTGCCAAATTAAGGTCTTGGTGTAGAATGGGCAGATGCATACGTAAGAGTGAGCAGATAATGTTCTTAAAGACAATAATATATGGTGTAGAGAAAGTAGTAATGTACGTTGAGCTGGTACTGCAAGAAGTTGATGGGAATTCCTGTAAGTACATATCTCTGTCTTTAGAGTCAGATATACGTTTCGCTCTATTAAGAATGGAGGTGGTGTAACCTCGTTTCTTCAGATAATTAATAGCTTTACACGTACTATGGTATGTAGTCACAGTAAAAGATGCCCTTTTTGCACGTATTAATTCTCCTATAGGGAGATTGTGAATAGTATGATTAGGATGGCTACTATAAGCGTGTAATATGTTGTTTCCAGAAGTAGGTTTGCGAAAAAGTTGTGTATGAACTACATGATTCACGGTGTCTCCTGTTAGAGTGACATCTAGAAAATTGGTGTCATTAACATCTAGCTGATGAGTAAACCTAAGGTTGTGAGAATTAGGATTAAGATATGTTAGAAAAGAGGATGCCTCCTCCTCAGTCCCTCTCCACAccaggaggaggtcatctataCATTGTCTGTACCACCCCACTAGGGGGGTGAAAGATGTTGTTTGCTGTATATAGATAGACCTCCTCCGAGCGGGACATGTATAAATTAGCTAAAGAAGgggaaaatgtgtcccccataggTCATCCAGTTACTTGAAAGTAAAATTctccattaaaagaaaaaaagttgtttCAACACAAACAATAAAACATCCAAAATAtactatttaacctcttaaggaccaagcatttttcagttttcgcacttttgtttttcctccttgccttttaaaaatcataactctttcaattttgcacctaagaatccatatgatgacttattttttgcgccaccaattctactttgtaatgccagtcattttacccaaaaatctacggcgaaaccaaaaaataaaatcattgtgcgacaaaattgaagaaaaaatgccattttgtaacttccatttctacacagtaaatttttatt from Hyla sarda isolate aHylSar1 chromosome 5, aHylSar1.hap1, whole genome shotgun sequence encodes:
- the XRCC2 gene encoding DNA repair protein XRCC2 codes for the protein MSDDYRRAESGTQLLARLEGRASLKDLEPLLFASGDCPLQGDIIEFHGPEGSGKTEMFCHLISRCILPASDGGLQVEVVYIDTDYHFDMLRLVTILEHRLSKSDEETVKQCLGRFFLVYCNSSVQLLLTLYSLENMFCSRPSLCLLIVDSLSSFYWIDRNNGGETISRQEFNIRKCIELLDKLTKEYKLVLFASTQTIMQKMYNGNSEALNSEKQTSPALDFKPYLCKLWQHVTTNRVFFSKEQKRESNSSTFSVTSCHLKSKNVIRRSFVIGEAGAKFIS